From the Candidatus Thorarchaeota archaeon genome, one window contains:
- a CDS encoding GNAT family N-acetyltransferase, whose translation MHGNQGSRNAMYTGKKVRLRALEMDDLDSVMEHWNTYETRRFLYSAVPMSQGTEKEWLEKASKSRPWKDGELNLAIEDKKTAEFLGTVSLMDVSKQHSRAEFGIAIHNPENQGKGYGTDATRVMLWIGFHVLNLNSIFLLTLAHNKRAIRAYEKAGFKKCGTFRKAAYTEGEFHDFVAMDVLKEDFMGEYPLGTHIEE comes from the coding sequence ATGCATGGAAACCAAGGTAGTAGAAATGCGATGTATACTGGCAAGAAAGTTCGGCTTCGAGCTCTAGAAATGGATGATTTAGATAGTGTCATGGAACATTGGAATACCTACGAAACAAGGAGATTTCTGTACTCAGCGGTTCCTATGTCTCAAGGAACGGAAAAGGAATGGTTGGAGAAAGCAAGCAAGAGCCGCCCATGGAAAGATGGTGAGTTGAACCTAGCAATTGAAGACAAAAAGACAGCCGAGTTCCTAGGAACTGTCAGTCTTATGGATGTTTCAAAGCAACACAGCCGAGCTGAATTTGGAATCGCTATCCATAACCCCGAAAACCAGGGCAAGGGGTATGGAACCGATGCAACACGTGTCATGCTGTGGATTGGATTCCATGTACTTAATCTCAACAGTATTTTCTTGCTTACATTAGCACATAACAAACGTGCAATCAGAGCCTATGAAAAAGCTGGCTTCAAAAAATGCGGGACGTTTAGAAAAGCTGCTTATACAGAGGGAGAATTCCATGATTTCGTTGCAATGGATGTCTTGAAGGAAGACTTCATGGGAGAATATCCTCTAGGAACGCATATTGAGGAATAG